The Cervus elaphus chromosome 12, mCerEla1.1, whole genome shotgun sequence DNA window cCCTTGACCTCACCTCTCACCTTACTGTTCCAATCCTTTCTCCTCCACAAGACTTCTTAATAGAAAGCTTTACATTTGCTGTCCCCACTTCTTTGACTCTCCCTCATTGTCTAGTCCATTGTGGTCTGGTTTCCTCGTCTCCGCTTTTAACTGGCCAGGCTACCAGTGACCTTCCAATGACCCTAAAGACAAAAGCTGCTATTTCTTCAGCTTACTCATTTGACATTATtgattttttctctctgttggaACTCTCTTCTCACTTGCTCGTCTGTGccttcttggtttcttttttcatgtCCTTTTCCCATCTTCTTTCATATTCTTGCGTTTACATCTTTTCCTCACCTGCCTCCCAAATATAGTTGTTCTCCAAATCTTATTTCTCATATAAATGCAATTTCAGACATTCTCTTTCATAATGATTTCAACCAAATGCTGAAATTTCAGTTCTCACCTGTTTCAATGGCATCTAGCTTAGTTCTCTCCCTTAGTTACAGACTCAAGTTTCCAAATGCCCACGTAGCACATGCACATGAATGTTCCTCGGGTATCTCAAAGTCAatatgacagaaaacaaacttgtgattaCCTCCCTATTTCCCAAGCCACTTCTCCAGTGTTCCCTCTCATGCTGAAACATCAGTCATCTTCCACTCCCCCCTATTTATCACCCCTTCTCTCTAACTGGTCAGCAGGCTCTGTTGAATTTATTCTGCAGTGTCTTTTATATATGtcccttccttttcatttctcctaCCCTAGGTGAGTTTCTTCACTTCTCACTGGGACAGCACCACTCTCCTGCTATACATCTGCTTCTTTTGGCTGTTCTGAGTCTTCACTGTGTTGTGTAGgagcttctctagttgtgatgtgtgagttttagtttcctgactggggatcaaatgTGTGTTGAGAGGTTAACCAGTGGGttcccaggaaagtccctatccTAAATCCTAAATACATCTGAACCTATCATTCTCCTACCCAGTGGCTTCTTCTTTACCTACAGGATAAAGTTGAAACATGCCTTGCCTCCCCAGAGTCAACCCTAGCTGTGTTTTAGGGCTACCTGGAAAGCTGTTTTTCTGGAGGGAAGGCCTGGGTATCAGTCTTTTGTAAACTTTCCCCCAAAGTCCTAATGTACAGCCAGGGTTGATATATACCCAGTAGTATATCAGTAGTATATACTGGGTAATATACACCCAGGGTCCAGCCACATCTGACTACTTATACTCTCTTACCTCAGTGGCCTTACTCCAACTCCATGTACTGGAAGGTGGTAGAACATAGCATTCAGTACAGAGTAGGCTCTGTACTCAGACTGCTTGGAACTAAATCCCAGCTCCATCACTTATTCTTTGTGGTTGTGTAACCTTGGGTAATATGCCGTTTCCTCCAAGAACGCTTTCCCAGTCTTGCCAGCCAGAAGGAATCTCTCTGCTCCTTTGTGCTCTCATAATATTTTTTGTCACAGGGCTGGCTTGTCATGAGCTCTCAGTGGATGTTCATGGAACTGAATTCTCATGTTGTGCATTGCATTGTCATCATTTGCATGCATATTTGTCCCTTACCGAAATAAAAAGCTCTTTAAGGACAAAGATTATATACCATCCATCTTTATATATTCTACAGTGTGTATACATGTAGGTAGTCAATAGTTTAATGCTACAGagaaactagttttttttttccatttattttagaaactagtttttttttttaataaattttaaagagataaCATCAGCCAGTTACTCTGTTcagcattattttcaaatattgccTAGCATGACAATTCAATCCAGTTtccaaccccactcccacccccacaccaGCACTGAGGTCATATGACTCTGCAGGATCTGGACCCTCACTTTGTAGTGGAGAACTAATGGAATAATGAATCTCCATGGCCTGCAAATCCATCTCACCTTGCCAAGTCTGCCAACCTGGCATATTTACACATGGAGTCTTATGGAGGGATGTAAGGTGCACAGCACTCCAAAGAGCAACAGTAAGCACCACAGTTTACCTTCATTCACAttctttatgtatatgtgtgtgtgtatatatatatatatataactttttttgtttgtttatttttgactgcactaaCGCTTCATTGCtgtgctcgggctttctctagttgtggcaggtgagGGCTACTGTCtgttgcagtgcaagggcttctcattgaggtggcctcccttgttgcagagcacaggctctaggcacttgaccttcagtagttacagcacgtagactcagtagttgtggctctcaggctctagagcacaggctcagtagttgtggcacatggagttggctgctctgtggcacgtgagatattcctggaccagggatcaaacctaagtcccttgcactagcaggcagattcttatccactgcaccaccaaggaagccccatatgCATTCTTAATCATAGGATATCTGGATATAAATGCCTGCAAGGTGACCTTtgggtttccctcatggctcagacagtaaaaagtctgcctccagtgcaggagacctgggttcaatcctgggtggggaagatcccctggagaaggaaatgaaaacctactccagtattcttgcctggagaattctatggacagaggatcctggtgggctacagtccatgaggtcacaaagagtcagacatgactgagtgactgatacacACAAGATGACCCTACTTTTAACAATCATCACCCACAACTCCCCTTGACAATTCCCTTCTCTCCCTAAAGAAATTCATGCAACTTGGTCACTTGGCTTAGGTTGACTGATTCAGTTGTGATTCTGGAGCCctggtttattttgtttgtgcTTGTGATTAGTTGCTTTCGATAAGCATTGTTTAGAGTTTTCTTAGTAAGGTAGACTTACTTAGTAAGGTAGACTTAGTAGACTGGTGGGCAGCTTCCAGAATCACAGTGGGAGAAATAACCTTGCATGCGACCTCCTATACTCTTGCTGCTGCTACCAGTTCCAGACTTAGGCATGACCCAGAATTGGAGGAGAACTGAGGAAAAGGGCAGAAAAGTTTTATgtcttgaatttaatttttttgttttgtttatgatgtTTAGTGTTTGTCGTCCATCTCTGTCTCCATAATTTAAGCTCCTCCAATCCAGGGATCCTTTCTGTTCGTTAATGTGTGGCAAGCACCtagaactgtgcctggcacacagaggcTCTCAGTAATTATTTACAGAATGATTGGATTTATCTCAAGTGTTTCTTCGTCTTCGTCCTTCTCCCcaagagaaactttaaaaaaaaaaaaaaaaaaaaagaggtgcgCTTAGTGACCAAGGTAGGATGAGGACTCGGTCAGTGGAGTCGTGGCCGAGACCCTGGACAGATccttcccaacccgaggatcgGGCGCTCCTAGACACGCGCCTCCCGAAATCCCACCCTCTAGGCGGGCTCTGGGCCGAGCGCACCGTGCGTGATTGGTCGGTGGAGGTGATGGACAGGAGAGACGGCGAACGAGGAGCCGCCCTCTAAGCTTCCGGGCGCAGCGGTTACGCGGCTGAGGGGTGACTGTTGGCCTGGTGGTCTGCCGGGTAGTCCCTAACGCTTGAGAGGAAGACAAGGAGGGTGAGCCTGGGATAGGGACCCGGGGCGTGCCCATGAGTTCGATTAGCTCTCAAATTTAATAGGAGGGGGTGCTGGCGGCAGCGTGGAAGACAGGTctgtgggaagagggaaggatggAAAGGGAGCGGGACCGGGGATGGGTTGTAGGGAGGTAATTGGATAAGCAGGTAATTGCCCCAAAAGAGGCCTCTGTGGGCAATCGCGACCCGAAGCTCCCTTGCAGGTGTCTTCCTGTTACTTCAGACACCCGCGCTTATACGTATCCGAAGTACGGGCACCTTAAGGTCAGGGAGGGGTCGCAGTGGTTAAGGATGTAGAGGTATGGGTGTGACTCTTTCTGCCTAGGGATTGGAGACCCTGGAGTAGGATAATGAGCCCTTTACTTTTCTGCTATCCTGGTCTCTGACAGGTTTGAGCATGAGCATGGCAGAAGGGGATACCCTGATATCAGTGGATTATGAAATTTTTGGAAAGGTGCAAGGAGTGTTTTTCCGCAAGTACACTCAGGTATGTGGCCTACCTACCTTATCAGCATGGGAACAAGAGACATGTTCCCGAAAAATATTCTTTGGAGAAGCTGGCTCTTTGGTAACTGAATGGCAAAGAGGTGGTTTGTGGAAGAATAGGTATGAAAATGCTTTGCAATGGGTAAACCACAACGCAAATGGAAGCTtttctgtgtgcatgcatgctcagtcgtgtccgactctgcaactccgcagactatatagcctgccaggctcttctgtccatgggattttcccagggagaatactagagtgagttgccatttcctcctccaggggatcttctccacccaggtctcttgcattggcaggtggattcttttaccactgagtcacctgggaatccctacTGGAAGCTTTGTCTGCTGTTATTATTGGTCTAACAGTGGTATTGAGTACCAACACACATATGGATGAGCTTCTCTTTTACAAAGAGAAAGGGCTTCTCCAGTTCTCCCTATTGGGGCATCATCAAAACAAATCACAATTCTTACAGGAAAGTTAACACTGATCAGAGATGACATTTAAATGACTGTAATTTATGTAACTGCTTCCTCTGTAGCTGTTGCATTTTCTTCAgacctttttttctcttcaatcCTCTCCCATTCCTCTACTTAATTCCTTAATTATGCTCATTTTAGGTTTTAAAGAACAAGTACCTTTTCCAggggaggacttcccaggtggctcaatggtaaagaatctgcctgccaatccaggagatgtgggttctatctattcctaggtcagaaagatcccttggggatcccttggagaaggaaatggcaacccactccaatattcttgtcagggaaatcccatggacagaggagcctggagggctacagtccaaggcgtcacaaagagttggatacaacttgcCGACTAAGCAACAACACCTTTTCCAGGTGAACTTTTCTAATGAAAATACTTTATTCATTCCAGGGTAAGTAATAGTAACACTGAACATGGAGCCTGGTATTACTATGACATATTAGTAATTGAGAGGATGAACAGACTATTGACAGCCTCTGCCTTGACTTCACTAATCTTCCCTAATGACAAAGATGAAATCTTAGTTTGCCTTCTGTCTTCTATAGGGGAGTATCAGGCTATTGCCTTCCCAGTGTATCTCCAACCCCAAAGATAATGAGTTAAGACTGCAGAACTTGCCAAAGCCACTTAAAAGTTCAAACCTGAATCTTTGAAATGTGAATGTTAAGTGTCACTACCTCTTTTTCCAATGATTTGCAAATCAGTTCCTCCTGGCCCCTGCTCATGTATGAGTGCCTGTTGGAAGAAAAGAATTACTGAAAGTCATAGCAAGGCTATGTTTCAGATAGCTTTGCCTCCAGTCATGTAGGGtaggcttctctgatagctcagttggtaaagaagctgcctgcaatgcaggagaccccggtttgattcctggtttgggaagaccccctggagaagggataggctacccagtccagtatttttgggcttcccttgtgtctcagctggtaaagaatctgcctgcaatgcgggagacctgggttcgatccctgggttgggaagatcccctggagaagggaaaggctacccactccaatattctggcctggagaattccgtggactatatagtccgtggggtcacagtcagacacaactgagcaactttcactttcatgtaggGTAAGTTCCTGTGGCTTAATAAATGGgttaaaaattaatgaagattAATAAAAGTTGTTGAGGGAAAAGGAGCAGATGGCAGGAGAGCCCATCTTTATAGCACCTCCCACCCCTCAATGTAAAGAGATAATAAAAGAAtgcagaaaaacaatttttaaatatttatttatttggctgtggcgggtcttttagttgcagctcacaggatcTTTGTTGAGTCCTGCAGATCTTTTGTTGTTGAGCTAGGACTCCCtagttggggttggggggggtgggggtgggtcgtgtgtcttagttgctctggggcatgtagGAAATTAGTTCCcctaccaaggatcaaacccgcattgcaaggcagattcttaaccaccctaccaccagagaagttttCTTTATCCCTGTATTATTTATTAACTCCTGCTCTAATCTTTGTTATTTCCCTTTTCTGCTTGATTTGAGTTCAGTTTGCCCCTCTCTTTCTAGTTTCTTAATGTGGAAGTTCTAGGTTATTGGTTTGAGGGTACCTTTTTTTTAGATTGAGACTAGAATTGGTGattataatctttaaaatgtttgcagATGACTGTTCAAGAGGAAATATGGTTATGAGGGAGGATCAGCTCTTGGGAATTTTCTTAGGAGAAAGCACTACTTGCTTGTTTAGATCTATAGTCAAAGCTGAACATGAGTCAGCAATATTGTgttaccatttaaaaataagaacagaatCCAGTGCACAGATAAAAAGCCATAGGAAATCCCTATTCTCAACATCTGTCAAAGTTGGGAGTGTTTTGTTTACTCTCAGGAATTCAGATAAATCACGCTGCAGTTTAAAGTATTGAACTATTATAACCTCCTGCTCAAAACCTCCACACAATCATTCTTATAGCAAGTTACCATATAAGGTAACTAAGAACGAGGCACAGACCACTCCCCTGGGTTTACATGAAGTAGAAGAGAGTGCAGTTGTTGCACAAAGTCAGTGGGACATGGAGTCTTAGTCAAATCCgttctctattcttttttaatgcttcAATCTACAACCCTTAATCATGTTGTAGATATCTCTTGTTTTTcttgattccttaatttcctcCATATCCTTTAAACTGTTATTTGACCGAAGCCTCTTTTGTTCATTATGGAAACATGTCTTTGCTTTGAACATAACTGATTTGATGAATACTTCAGTTCCTCATCAAACATACTTTTGCTCTGCATAACATTTTCTTTGGCCAACTCCAGCAATGTCCCATATTTACTAGATCACTAGTCCAGCATTTGGACATGCAGTCCTGTTAACTCCCATTTTCTTTTGTAATCCAACTCCTTCTATTTAGATAGAATATAACAAACAATAACTTTTATAAATCCTTAGTtggaaattttacaaaaataaaattgcctCTGAAACATTGCTACTTTCCCCCAATTTTCAGTTATTTCACAGTTAATGCTTTATAGGAAAGAACAATAAAAAGTCTAAGAAAAGAGCAGTTACAATGATTAGATGTTTTTCCTAAGCTTATTCAACATTAAAGGCCTTGTGATTATTTAGACAGAAGAAAGTCAAGTGAAAACAATAGTTAATGTGGTCTTATGAAATGTAGTTGTTTAGAGGCTGATCACCAGcaactttttccttctctcagagGATGAGAGAAAACGGGCTTTGAATGCAAGGTAAAGACCTTGGATTAGACTGTTTCTTTACAGTGAGAACAATGGAATGATTTTCCCAGGAAATTGTGAAATACTCTCTAATGATCTTTAAAGATACTTAAGTCATTGGACACTTAATGGACACTTAATCATCTGGGTTTGTTTAGGTATGGTCTTGGCtaaagagaaacagaaggatCGGATAACTTTAtgcttttttctatttaatatatCTATTAGATTCTTGAttaggagaaggaaaatgaacaagATATATACCAGTATCCTAACAAAAATCAGCCTTACAGAATCATTTTGAAAACATCTGATTTGGTCTTAAATCTTTAGTACTTAATCAAATTGACTACGCAGTGAAAAATGCTGGTGCCTGGGTTTTATAGggtggaagaaggaaatggagtcAAGTGGTCAACACTTCACATTAAGATCAGCAATGAGATTCTCCTTGCTGTAGTTCTGTTTTGACTGTTCTGGACAATATCAAATTAGTTTCAGTGGCTTGATTGTAGGCCAAGGTTCTGGCAAGAGACTGTAGTCTCGCTTTGTTTTGTTCAGTCTCACTGGATTTCtcctctttgtctttttctttcccttaggCTGAGGGTAAAAAGCTTGGATTAGTAGGCTGGGTCCAGAACACTGACCAGGGCACAGTGCAAGGACAATTGCAAGGGCCCACCTCCAAAGTACGT harbors:
- the ACYP1 gene encoding acylphosphatase-1 isoform X2; its protein translation is MSMAEGDTLISVDYEIFGKVQGVFFRKYTQAEGKKLGLVGWVQNTDQGTVQGQLQGPTSKVRHMQEWLETKGSPKSHIDRASFHNEKVIVKLDYADFQIVK